CCGAAGATCGGCTCCTTGAAGCGCCGGGCGATCTTCTGCTTTGGGCCTCTGTATCGGGCCATAGTGTGTTGTCTCTCTCGTTTGTGGGTTTACAAACGTACGGGGCCTCCTGCCGCACGAGCAGCGGCCTCCGCAACCGGGCTTCTGCCCGCGTCAGACTCTGCGACGCTTGGGCGGCCGGCAGCCGTTGTGTGGGATCGGTGTCACGTCTCGGATGGTGGCAATCTCCAGTCCGACCGAGGAAAGTGCGCGGATGGCCGACTCGCGACCGGAACCGGGACCCTTCACGTAGACCTCTACGCGCCGGAGACCCAGATCGTAGGCTTCCTTTCCTGCGGCACTGGCAGCCACCTGGGCAGCATAGGGCGTGTTCTTGCGGCTTCCCTTGAAGCCCATTTTGCCCGAGCTGGCCCACGAGATCGTGTTGCCGTATTGGTCGGTGACCGTAACCAGTACGTTGTTGAACGTGGCGCGGATGTGCGCCTGACCGTTCGACTCGACGACTACGTTCTTCTTCCGAACACGGCCACCGCCCCGCTGTCTCTTCGCCATGTGCTGTTGTTGGCTTTGTTACGAAAATGCCCGAGGGCATTCCCTGGCTTGGTGGTTGATTACTTGCGCGGTGCCGCCTTCTTGCCGGCAACCGTCTTCTTGCGACCCTTGCGGGTGCGCGCGTTGGTCTGGGTACGCTGTCCGCGGACCGGAAGGCCCTTGCGGTGGCGAAGACCACGGTAGCAGCCGATGTCCATCAGCCGCTTGATGCTCAGTTGAACCTCGGTGCGCAACTGACCCTCGACGACGTATTCGTCCTCCATGATGCGACGCACATTGCGCACGTCGTCATCGGTCCAGGTGCCCGGCTGCGAGTTGGGGTCCAGGCCGGCCTTCTCGCAGATCTCGATGGCTCGCGAGCGTCCGACTCCGAAAATGCTGGTCAGCGCGATCTCAGCGCGTTTTTGGGTTGGTACGTCAACCCCGGAAATACGTGGCATGTCCTAACCCTGAC
The sequence above is a segment of the Rhodothermales bacterium genome. Coding sequences within it:
- the rpsK gene encoding 30S ribosomal protein S11, giving the protein MAKRQRGGGRVRKKNVVVESNGQAHIRATFNNVLVTVTDQYGNTISWASSGKMGFKGSRKNTPYAAQVAASAAGKEAYDLGLRRVEVYVKGPGSGRESAIRALSSVGLEIATIRDVTPIPHNGCRPPKRRRV
- the rpsM gene encoding 30S ribosomal protein S13; amino-acid sequence: MPRISGVDVPTQKRAEIALTSIFGVGRSRAIEICEKAGLDPNSQPGTWTDDDVRNVRRIMEDEYVVEGQLRTEVQLSIKRLMDIGCYRGLRHRKGLPVRGQRTQTNARTRKGRKKTVAGKKAAPRK